The Pedobacter roseus genome contains a region encoding:
- a CDS encoding outer membrane beta-barrel family protein, which yields MKKLLLLTLTLGIFFTAHAQFPGGFGGGAKKPTVTGRITATILDSVTKKPIDYATVSLVTAKDNKSVNGGVTDEKGKLSLQNVAPDSYKLMIGFMGYKTKAVLVTTTPSKPDNNIGTIYIVGTENTLADVQVQGTKAIIENKVDRMVYNAEADGTNAGGDATDVMRKVPMLSVDANGDVQLRGAAVRVLINGKPSGTMAASVSDALKMIPAEQIKSVEVITSPSAKYDAEGSGGIINIITKKSNAQGVSGSINASAGTRQNNGAFNLTAKTGRLSVNTSLGSNFAYAQDSRVVIVNNTQLNAGGSNNISQDGTSKWSRDGLNGSLGLDYDFNAYNNISTNVKFNRFSNGGPGSANYIINNLPATNISNMDMTRNNMDWNVDYKKTSKKEGEEFTISGQLSTGRTPTSFSNLLTSAAFPNGVLTASDNTAKNNEYTGQTDYTYPFTKSTILEVGAKGIFRNVKSQYGSSERDFDYNQDVAAAYGVISFDITKKIKFKGGVRAEYTKIDFNTLTSGTEKNDYFNLFPSFIISQTLKKGGTVKFSYNRRVQRPSENYLNPFRNESDQFNIQQGNPQLSPELSQNFELGYSTFVKGSVINASVFYRRTGGVIESSISPITENSVTKVLSSFINVGTAQTYGLNLFGSYNPKPKWTLMSNISANTYEVTNDATNISTGTFLNYSIFGRSAYGFGKGYNFELFGVATSARRTYQGKTDPFYFYGASIKKDILNKKGSIGINTLNPFTKNLHIKTENNSINPLGTVYQSSNIYYPLRSFGINFSYSFGKLKFTEKNKIKNDDVKQDQQQGGMGGVQQ from the coding sequence ATGAAAAAACTTTTACTTTTAACCCTCACTCTTGGGATATTTTTTACCGCACATGCTCAGTTTCCTGGAGGTTTTGGTGGAGGGGCCAAAAAACCTACTGTTACAGGCCGTATTACTGCAACTATACTCGATTCAGTAACAAAAAAACCGATTGATTACGCAACAGTATCATTGGTTACTGCTAAGGATAATAAATCTGTTAATGGTGGTGTTACCGACGAAAAAGGAAAATTATCCTTGCAAAATGTTGCCCCGGATTCTTATAAACTGATGATCGGCTTTATGGGTTACAAAACAAAAGCGGTTTTGGTTACCACAACGCCATCTAAACCGGATAACAATATCGGAACGATTTATATTGTGGGAACAGAAAATACTTTAGCTGATGTTCAGGTTCAGGGTACTAAAGCAATCATCGAAAACAAGGTAGACCGCATGGTGTACAATGCAGAGGCTGATGGAACAAATGCCGGTGGCGATGCAACCGATGTAATGCGCAAGGTACCAATGCTCTCTGTTGATGCCAATGGTGATGTTCAACTCCGTGGCGCAGCCGTTAGGGTATTGATCAATGGAAAACCTTCTGGTACCATGGCAGCAAGCGTTTCTGATGCCTTAAAAATGATCCCTGCCGAGCAGATTAAAAGTGTTGAGGTAATTACCAGTCCATCGGCTAAATATGATGCTGAGGGTTCTGGCGGTATCATCAACATTATTACTAAAAAATCAAATGCCCAGGGGGTGAGTGGAAGTATCAATGCTTCGGCAGGTACCCGACAAAATAATGGTGCTTTTAACCTAACTGCAAAAACTGGGCGTTTAAGTGTTAATACCAGTTTAGGATCTAATTTCGCTTATGCTCAGGATTCGAGGGTGGTAATTGTAAATAATACGCAGTTAAACGCAGGTGGTTCCAACAATATTTCGCAGGATGGAACATCAAAATGGAGTAGAGATGGACTTAATGGAAGTTTGGGTCTAGATTACGATTTTAACGCATACAATAATATCAGTACAAATGTTAAATTCAACCGTTTTTCTAACGGTGGTCCTGGTTCTGCAAACTATATTATAAACAACTTGCCTGCTACCAATATCAGTAATATGGATATGACCCGTAACAATATGGATTGGAACGTGGATTACAAAAAAACGAGTAAAAAGGAAGGCGAGGAATTTACAATTTCTGGTCAGCTTTCTACCGGACGGACGCCTACAAGCTTCAGTAACCTGTTAACTTCGGCAGCTTTTCCTAACGGAGTGCTCACAGCCAGTGATAATACGGCTAAGAATAATGAATATACCGGACAAACAGATTATACCTATCCATTTACAAAATCGACTATTTTAGAAGTTGGTGCTAAAGGGATATTCCGTAATGTAAAGAGCCAGTATGGATCATCGGAAAGGGATTTCGATTATAACCAGGATGTAGCTGCGGCTTATGGGGTAATCAGTTTCGACATTACCAAGAAAATTAAATTTAAAGGTGGTGTAAGGGCTGAATACACTAAAATAGATTTTAACACACTAACCAGCGGCACAGAAAAAAACGATTATTTTAACTTATTCCCAAGCTTTATTATCTCTCAAACCTTAAAGAAAGGTGGAACAGTTAAATTTAGCTATAACCGCAGGGTGCAGAGACCAAGTGAAAATTATTTAAATCCATTCAGAAACGAAAGTGATCAATTTAATATTCAACAGGGAAATCCGCAGTTAAGTCCTGAGTTAAGTCAGAATTTTGAGTTGGGTTATTCAACTTTTGTTAAAGGTTCGGTAATTAATGCTTCTGTTTTTTACCGTCGTACCGGTGGGGTAATAGAAAGTTCTATATCACCAATAACCGAAAATAGTGTAACCAAAGTATTATCATCTTTTATCAATGTAGGTACTGCACAAACTTATGGGCTTAACCTTTTTGGTTCTTACAATCCGAAACCTAAATGGACTTTGATGAGTAATATATCTGCCAACACTTACGAGGTAACAAATGATGCAACTAATATTAGTACAGGTACATTTTTAAATTATAGTATTTTCGGTCGTTCGGCTTACGGTTTCGGTAAAGGCTATAATTTCGAGTTGTTTGGTGTGGCCACTTCAGCGCGTAGAACCTACCAGGGCAAAACAGATCCTTTCTACTTTTATGGTGCATCAATTAAAAAGGATATCTTAAATAAAAAAGGAAGTATAGGTATTAACACCTTAAACCCTTTTACAAAAAACCTGCATATTAAAACGGAGAACAACTCAATCAATCCATTGGGCACAGTTTACCAAAGCAGTAATATTTATTATCCATTACGTTCTTTTGGTATCAACTTTAGTTATTCTTTTGGTAAACTTAAATTTACCGAGAAAAACAAGATCAAAAATGATGATGTAAAACAAGATCAGCAACAAGGTGGTATGGGCGGTGTTCAACAGTAA
- a CDS encoding carboxypeptidase-like regulatory domain-containing protein, protein MRKIFTSLFFLCILLTGLTTLAQVKTITGKITSSDDGGPLPGVSIKIKGTTTGTSTDGNGSFTIQAPSPGAVLVISLIGYKAQEITIGSKTTVNAALASDAQELQEVTISTALGITRQVKSLGYAAQSVSSSDLNYNHQPNLLNALQGKVAGATISSTGGGPGQGLVYGSGELTLSIRIFLGILYM, encoded by the coding sequence ATGAGAAAAATCTTTACCTCACTCTTTTTTCTGTGCATTTTACTTACTGGTCTTACTACTTTGGCCCAGGTAAAAACCATAACAGGAAAAATAACTTCTTCTGATGATGGCGGTCCGCTACCCGGAGTAAGTATAAAAATTAAGGGTACCACAACGGGTACCTCAACTGATGGTAATGGTAGTTTTACCATTCAGGCACCATCGCCAGGTGCAGTGCTTGTAATTAGCCTGATCGGATATAAGGCTCAGGAAATTACCATTGGCAGTAAGACCACTGTTAATGCAGCCCTGGCTTCAGATGCGCAAGAATTACAGGAAGTAACCATTTCAACTGCGTTGGGTATTACCAGGCAGGTTAAGTCTTTAGGTTATGCTGCACAAAGTGTAAGTAGCAGCGATTTAAACTATAATCACCAGCCCAACCTGCTTAATGCTTTACAGGGAAAAGTTGCAGGTGCAACAATTTCCAGTACAGGTGGTGGCCCGGGTCAGGGGCTAGTATACGGATCAGGGGAGTTAACTCTATCGATCCGAATATTTCTGGGGATCCTTTATATGTAA
- a CDS encoding SusC/RagA family TonB-linked outer membrane protein: protein MSGDPLYVIDGVQIDNSTSTVGANPDGTAFGSRGVTNRASDINPEDIETINILKGGAATALYGLRGANGVVVITTKRGKQNGVSVNFNSSYGFDQVLKSPDVQTEYTQGVLGVYTNPPGGIGPGWGPTIAEAKLIDPTHPDQLFNNYDRAFGTGQQVKNSLSVTGGSDAIKFFSSISQLYQKGMMPNTDNKNFSGRLNTDFIISPKFKASVNMNFTNSGGYTYSADRFGEGLAYWSPRYDVADYQNADGSQKYLGTNNPIWGTANNRFKGDVNRFIGGASLSYDPAKWLNFSYRLGVDTYGDNRVRTARGPMYATEAMYDNQQGFYGEYNTKFRTINSTFVATLTTKLTDDITGTLRLGQELYDRKSKEIGTLGSILGVYNFFNLANAGVLTPTQTLKQKRLVGYFGEATFDYKNYLFLTVTGRNDITSTLPKASRSFFYPSASLSYVFSDQFKLPTVISQAKLRLSYARIGKDASEYSTFTGYTPYTSLPTGTGGLTIAPNLGNPDLRPEFTNTYEAGLEMSFFKNRLGFDFTYYYSLSKDQIIQTQVSSAVGYVTKSINAGDIRNRGVELVLNGKPIVSKDFRWDVNVNFSANRNMVLSMPNGISEIVYGAARGYGNAGVTMKLIKGQPYGNIYGSYFNRYYGSTPEDPVVLDKNLPLLISANGFPSISGGKQKLLGNSQPKYIIGMGNTFKYKDFSLNVLFDARLGFEKYNWLEDFYSAFGLPDYTADRRTVKVFDGVLANGQPNTKPVYMGQRIGPDGVDYGEGYYRIYYRNVSEPFVSDASWVRLRSASLTYNLPANWLPAKSIKNASLSVTGNNLWLWTKYYGVDPESSSYDSGSNNDGSAGFTYPSARTIMFTLNVGF, encoded by the coding sequence ATTTCTGGGGATCCTTTATATGTAATTGATGGGGTACAGATTGATAACTCAACTTCTACCGTTGGTGCCAATCCGGATGGAACAGCATTTGGTTCGAGAGGAGTAACCAACAGGGCCTCAGATATTAATCCAGAAGATATTGAAACCATCAATATTTTAAAAGGAGGAGCCGCTACAGCACTTTATGGATTAAGGGGAGCCAACGGCGTTGTGGTCATCACCACCAAAAGAGGCAAACAGAATGGTGTGAGTGTGAACTTTAACAGCAGCTATGGTTTTGATCAGGTGTTGAAATCACCCGATGTACAAACAGAATATACCCAGGGTGTCTTGGGAGTTTATACCAATCCGCCGGGTGGTATCGGGCCAGGCTGGGGACCAACCATTGCTGAGGCAAAACTGATCGATCCAACTCATCCCGATCAGTTATTCAACAACTACGACCGCGCTTTTGGCACTGGCCAGCAGGTTAAAAATTCCTTATCGGTTACCGGTGGGAGTGATGCCATTAAATTTTTCTCATCCATTTCGCAGCTTTACCAAAAAGGGATGATGCCCAATACAGATAACAAGAATTTCTCCGGAAGGTTAAATACCGATTTTATCATCAGCCCGAAATTTAAAGCATCGGTTAATATGAATTTTACCAATTCTGGTGGTTATACTTACAGTGCCGACCGTTTTGGAGAAGGTTTGGCCTATTGGTCGCCACGTTACGATGTTGCCGATTATCAGAATGCAGATGGTTCGCAAAAATATTTAGGCACAAACAACCCGATTTGGGGTACGGCAAACAATAGATTTAAAGGCGATGTTAACCGCTTTATTGGCGGGGCAAGCCTGAGCTATGATCCTGCTAAATGGCTTAATTTTTCTTACCGTTTAGGGGTAGATACTTACGGCGATAACCGTGTGCGCACCGCCCGCGGACCAATGTATGCTACTGAAGCCATGTACGATAATCAACAAGGTTTTTATGGCGAGTACAACACCAAATTCAGAACCATCAACAGTACTTTTGTGGCCACTTTAACCACTAAACTAACTGATGATATTACCGGAACCTTAAGGCTTGGACAAGAACTTTACGACCGTAAGTCTAAAGAAATAGGCACTTTGGGCAGTATCCTCGGCGTATATAATTTCTTTAATTTAGCCAATGCCGGTGTACTTACACCAACTCAAACGCTAAAACAAAAAAGACTGGTGGGTTATTTCGGAGAGGCTACTTTTGATTACAAAAATTACCTTTTCTTAACTGTAACCGGAAGAAACGATATCACCTCAACGCTTCCGAAAGCAAGCAGATCGTTTTTTTACCCTTCAGCAAGTTTAAGTTATGTGTTTTCCGATCAGTTTAAATTGCCGACTGTAATTAGCCAGGCCAAGTTGCGTTTGTCTTATGCCAGGATCGGTAAAGATGCATCCGAATATTCTACTTTTACAGGTTATACCCCGTATACCTCTCTGCCAACTGGAACAGGAGGTTTAACTATTGCTCCAAATCTTGGCAACCCCGATCTCCGTCCCGAATTTACCAATACTTACGAAGCGGGTTTAGAAATGTCGTTCTTTAAAAACCGTTTAGGTTTCGATTTTACTTACTATTATTCATTAAGCAAAGATCAGATTATACAGACACAGGTTTCGTCTGCAGTTGGTTACGTCACCAAATCAATCAATGCCGGCGATATCAGGAACAGGGGAGTGGAGCTAGTATTAAATGGTAAACCGATTGTATCAAAAGATTTCAGATGGGATGTCAACGTTAATTTCTCGGCCAACCGGAACATGGTGCTGAGCATGCCAAACGGAATATCAGAAATTGTATATGGTGCCGCAAGAGGTTATGGCAATGCCGGAGTAACCATGAAATTGATTAAAGGGCAGCCTTATGGCAATATTTATGGCAGCTATTTTAACCGTTATTACGGAAGCACGCCTGAAGATCCGGTTGTACTCGACAAAAACCTTCCATTGTTAATCAGTGCTAACGGTTTCCCTAGCATTTCGGGAGGAAAGCAAAAACTATTGGGTAATTCGCAGCCGAAATATATTATCGGTATGGGCAATACCTTCAAATACAAGGATTTTAGTTTAAACGTATTGTTTGATGCCCGTTTAGGATTTGAAAAATACAACTGGCTTGAAGATTTTTATTCGGCCTTCGGATTACCGGATTATACTGCTGACAGAAGAACCGTAAAGGTATTTGATGGCGTACTGGCCAATGGTCAGCCGAATACAAAACCGGTTTATATGGGCCAAAGGATAGGGCCTGATGGCGTTGATTATGGTGAAGGATATTACCGCATTTACTATCGTAACGTTTCTGAACCTTTTGTAAGCGATGCCTCCTGGGTACGTTTGCGCTCTGCCAGTTTAACCTATAACTTACCGGCAAACTGGTTACCTGCAAAATCGATCAAAAATGCTTCGCTATCGGTTACCGGAAATAATTTATGGCTATGGACGAAATATTACGGCGTAGATCCTGAATCAAGCTCTTACGATTCTGGCAGTAACAACGACGGCTCTGCCGGTTTTACTTATCCATCAGCCCGTACAATTATGTTCACCCTTAATGTTGGTTTTTAA
- a CDS encoding SusD/RagB family nutrient-binding outer membrane lipoprotein: protein MQKIIKYTLCSALIATLGLQSCKDSYFDSLSDNPNQVPVATLSTLLATSTYKAANDNYFIGSIIAPYVQYTANPAANGAGDTYQAIDFTATWDALYFAMADANEMKKLAVAQSSSEYKGVADVLIAYNLTLVNDLWGDAPFSEAFNINNLTPKYDKQQDVYNQAMALLDEAIVELAKTNATIKLAPTSDLIYGKSTTERANWLKMAYALKARLLNKISKTSSYNPTAVLAALGNSFTTNTDDASMATFKERNPWANVALSNSQQSLGGWLSEQLIDALNGTSFPGAVDPRLEKITDKTVNNIYIGTVNGAGNRLPGANTTRDECYISRNSPWSSDTSPIFIVTFAELKFIEAEAYFNTDKTKAYAAYLAGISANMDKFQVTAANRDAYLANPVVNVGVAALTKDLIFKEKYIATYLNPEAWNDARRFDYKYKDFGMPANAALPTFIRRLDYTQGERSKNGNNVPVDVPRTTRLWWDQ from the coding sequence ATGCAAAAAATTATAAAATATACATTGTGCTCAGCTTTAATTGCAACACTAGGTTTGCAAAGCTGTAAAGACAGTTATTTTGATTCTCTGTCCGACAATCCAAACCAGGTTCCGGTAGCTACATTAAGTACTTTACTGGCCACATCAACCTATAAAGCAGCAAATGACAATTACTTTATAGGAAGCATTATTGCCCCTTATGTGCAATATACGGCGAATCCGGCAGCCAATGGAGCTGGCGATACTTATCAGGCCATTGACTTTACCGCGACCTGGGATGCGCTTTATTTTGCCATGGCTGATGCCAATGAAATGAAAAAGTTAGCTGTTGCACAAAGCTCGAGCGAATATAAAGGTGTAGCCGATGTGCTCATTGCCTATAACCTTACACTGGTGAACGATTTGTGGGGAGATGCTCCATTTTCGGAAGCTTTTAACATCAATAACCTTACGCCAAAATATGATAAACAACAGGATGTTTATAACCAGGCTATGGCACTTTTAGATGAAGCCATTGTAGAGCTTGCTAAAACAAATGCAACCATTAAACTGGCGCCTACCAGCGATTTAATTTATGGAAAAAGCACAACTGAAAGGGCAAATTGGTTAAAAATGGCTTATGCTTTAAAAGCAAGGTTATTAAACAAGATCAGTAAAACAAGTTCTTATAATCCAACAGCTGTATTGGCCGCACTTGGTAATTCTTTTACAACAAATACAGACGATGCCAGTATGGCTACCTTTAAAGAGCGTAATCCATGGGCCAATGTGGCTTTATCTAATTCGCAGCAATCGTTGGGCGGCTGGCTTTCAGAACAGTTGATCGATGCACTAAACGGTACAAGTTTCCCAGGCGCAGTTGATCCTCGCCTGGAAAAGATCACCGATAAAACCGTGAATAACATTTATATAGGAACGGTGAACGGTGCAGGTAACAGATTGCCTGGGGCAAATACCACAAGGGATGAATGTTACATCTCAAGAAACTCTCCATGGAGCAGCGATACGTCGCCGATATTCATCGTTACCTTCGCAGAGTTGAAATTTATAGAAGCCGAAGCCTATTTCAATACCGATAAAACCAAGGCTTATGCGGCATACCTTGCCGGTATCAGTGCAAATATGGATAAGTTTCAGGTTACTGCAGCAAATCGTGATGCTTATTTGGCAAATCCTGTAGTTAACGTTGGGGTAGCAGCTTTAACCAAAGACCTGATTTTTAAGGAAAAATACATTGCCACTTATTTAAACCCTGAAGCCTGGAACGATGCACGCCGTTTCGATTATAAGTACAAAGATTTTGGCATGCCTGCTAACGCTGCACTACCAACATTCATCCGAAGGTTAGATTATACCCAGGGTGAAAGAAGTAAAAATGGAAACAACGTACCTGTTGATGTGCCAAGAACAACCAGATTGTGGTGGGATCAGTAA
- a CDS encoding S9 family peptidase, with protein MKKALFFLLVLLSTSNIFAQSFTLKSVLSYPFPTQLVAAAVGAKIAWAANEQGKRNIYVAQAPGYNSVKITDYTEDDGQELSSLSISADGKWIVFVRGGDHGGRDGGPVNANSSPIAPKVQVFTVPFEGGKVVALGEGDNPVISPNSDQVIFAKSGQVMISPIDGASAAKNLFYAKGINGAYKWSPDGKKIAFISNRNDHSFLGVYTDQQTPVKWLLPSFSKDNTPVWSPDGNDIAFVRTPGAGGETDSILTKKHQPWAVWTVNINTGAGKMIWKAPETLRGSFPSIDGGANLLWADGKIVFTSYEDGWPHLYAINPDGSKRLLLTPGNFAVENIKLSNDKKTLVFAANAGSDIDDLDRRHIYKVSVDKADMKVLTSGRGIEAYPVVAGDSQTFFCLSSTADRPLLPALITAGKVLKLIGESLIPNDFPLKDMVVPKHVSFKAADGNIVYGQMFSPKKAVKNQPAIVYVHGGPQRQMFLGWNPMDYYSIDYALNQYLVNLGFTVLSVNYRLGIGYGYDFHKPLNAGAQGASEYQDIKAAGEWLAAQPNISKGKIGIYGGSYGGYLTALALGKDSKLFAAGVDIHGVNNRFTNLDQEGRKPAPDAALAAKVAEESSPVSYVNTWTSPTLIIHADDDRNVAFNQSVDLVKRFEDKKFDFEFLAIPDDTHHWMKFTNGLKVSEATADFLKRKLMDKK; from the coding sequence ATGAAAAAAGCACTGTTTTTCCTTCTGGTTCTACTCTCTACCTCTAATATATTCGCTCAGTCTTTCACTTTAAAATCTGTTTTATCTTATCCTTTTCCAACCCAATTGGTAGCCGCTGCGGTAGGTGCTAAAATTGCCTGGGCAGCAAACGAACAGGGAAAAAGAAATATTTACGTAGCACAGGCCCCTGGTTATAATTCAGTAAAAATCACAGATTATACTGAAGATGACGGGCAGGAACTAAGCAGTTTATCTATTTCTGCTGATGGAAAGTGGATTGTATTTGTGCGCGGCGGAGATCATGGAGGGAGAGATGGCGGTCCCGTTAACGCAAACTCATCTCCAATTGCACCTAAAGTGCAGGTGTTTACCGTTCCTTTTGAGGGAGGTAAAGTTGTGGCTTTAGGCGAAGGTGATAATCCCGTAATTTCGCCCAATAGCGATCAGGTGATTTTTGCAAAAAGTGGCCAGGTCATGATCAGTCCTATTGATGGAGCATCTGCAGCAAAAAATCTATTTTATGCCAAAGGAATAAACGGAGCCTACAAATGGTCGCCCGACGGGAAAAAAATAGCTTTTATTTCAAACCGTAACGATCATTCCTTTTTGGGAGTTTACACAGATCAGCAAACACCGGTTAAATGGCTATTGCCTTCTTTTTCTAAAGATAATACTCCGGTATGGTCGCCGGATGGAAATGACATTGCATTTGTCAGAACGCCAGGTGCTGGTGGTGAAACCGACTCCATTTTAACAAAAAAGCACCAGCCATGGGCAGTATGGACTGTAAACATAAATACAGGTGCAGGAAAAATGATCTGGAAAGCACCTGAAACATTACGCGGTTCATTCCCCTCAATTGATGGTGGCGCAAACTTGTTATGGGCCGATGGAAAAATTGTTTTTACCTCCTATGAAGACGGCTGGCCGCACCTTTATGCCATCAATCCAGACGGATCAAAGCGGTTGTTGCTTACACCTGGCAATTTTGCAGTGGAGAATATTAAGTTAAGCAATGATAAAAAGACACTGGTTTTTGCAGCCAATGCAGGGAGCGATATAGATGATCTGGATAGGCGTCACATTTATAAAGTTTCGGTAGATAAAGCCGATATGAAGGTGTTAACTTCAGGAAGAGGCATAGAAGCTTACCCTGTTGTTGCAGGTGATAGTCAAACATTTTTTTGCCTGAGTTCTACCGCCGACAGGCCGCTTTTACCTGCGCTGATTACTGCCGGAAAAGTACTAAAACTCATTGGTGAATCCCTTATCCCAAATGATTTCCCGCTGAAAGATATGGTGGTTCCTAAACATGTTAGTTTTAAAGCTGCAGATGGTAATATCGTTTATGGACAGATGTTTTCCCCAAAAAAAGCTGTCAAAAATCAACCCGCCATAGTATATGTTCACGGTGGTCCACAAAGGCAGATGTTTTTAGGCTGGAATCCGATGGATTATTATTCGATAGATTATGCCTTAAATCAGTATTTGGTTAATCTGGGTTTTACTGTGCTGTCCGTTAATTACCGTTTAGGGATCGGCTATGGTTATGATTTTCATAAACCCCTAAATGCAGGAGCACAGGGTGCATCAGAATATCAGGATATTAAAGCTGCCGGCGAATGGCTTGCTGCACAACCCAATATCAGCAAAGGAAAAATTGGTATTTATGGTGGTTCTTACGGCGGATACCTGACCGCGCTGGCCCTTGGTAAAGATTCTAAACTGTTTGCTGCCGGGGTAGACATCCATGGCGTAAATAACCGGTTTACAAATTTAGATCAGGAAGGACGGAAACCTGCACCAGATGCAGCTCTTGCCGCAAAGGTAGCTGAAGAATCATCACCGGTAAGTTATGTAAACACCTGGACTTCGCCTACATTGATTATCCATGCTGACGATGACCGGAATGTTGCTTTTAACCAAAGTGTTGATCTCGTTAAACGTTTTGAAGATAAAAAGTTTGATTTTGAGTTTTTGGCCATCCCGGATGATACCCATCACTGGATGAAATTTACGAATGGTTTAAAGGTAAGCGAAGCAACCGCCGATTTCCTTAAAAGGAAATTGATGGATAAGAAGTAG
- a CDS encoding ABC transporter substrate-binding protein translates to MCKNNIPDRMRGSFKYIFWIFCVILLFSCKENNDHKDKKVFNINLDQGLTSIDPAFARNQNAIWMTNQIFNGLVQIDSSLQTIPCIAKSWQVSEDALTYTFNLRNDVYFHDDPIFKKGKGRKVVASDFVYSFYRLIDPKVASSGGWIFSDKVKDKNNFIALNDSTFQIKLVRPFPPFMSLLTTQYCSVVPKEVVAHYGKDFRSHPIGTGPFTFKYWKEGEILVLLKNPHYFEKDGKGKSLPYLDAVKATFITDKQSGFMSFLKKDLDFYYNVDGSYRDDILTKSGKMTSKYKGKFTLTKSPYLCTEYVGILVDTNLSIVKKSPLRQKKIRQAINYAIDRDRLIKYLRNGIGVAATSGFIPKGMPGFDSLAVHGYAYNPKLAAKLLAEAGFPEGKGLAEVTLNTTTTYKDLIEFIQGELTAIGIKVKIDVSPSASLRDLMSKNNVNFFRGSWLADYGDGENFLSMFYSKNKVPYGPNYTAFYNKDFDQLFEKSYYETDNDKRFELYRKMDQMVMDYSPVVPLFYDQSVVMLQNNISGYSFNPLSLMILKRIKKG, encoded by the coding sequence TTGTGCAAAAATAACATTCCTGATCGCATGCGAGGCTCATTTAAGTATATATTTTGGATTTTTTGTGTCATCTTACTCTTTTCGTGCAAGGAAAACAATGACCATAAAGACAAAAAAGTATTCAATATCAACCTTGATCAAGGTTTAACCTCTATTGATCCGGCCTTTGCCCGCAACCAGAACGCGATTTGGATGACCAACCAGATCTTTAACGGACTGGTACAGATCGATTCATCACTACAAACCATTCCCTGTATTGCAAAAAGCTGGCAGGTTTCTGAAGATGCACTTACTTATACTTTCAATCTCCGCAATGATGTTTATTTTCACGACGATCCGATATTCAAAAAAGGAAAAGGCAGAAAAGTAGTTGCAAGTGACTTTGTGTACAGTTTTTACAGGTTGATCGATCCAAAAGTAGCCTCATCGGGTGGTTGGATTTTTAGCGATAAAGTAAAAGATAAAAACAATTTTATCGCATTAAACGATTCCACTTTTCAGATTAAACTGGTACGCCCGTTTCCACCATTTATGAGCCTGCTTACTACGCAATACTGTTCTGTAGTACCCAAAGAGGTAGTTGCGCATTACGGCAAGGATTTCAGGAGCCATCCCATTGGAACCGGTCCTTTCACTTTTAAATACTGGAAAGAGGGCGAAATATTAGTCTTGTTAAAAAATCCGCATTATTTTGAAAAGGATGGAAAAGGAAAGTCACTACCCTATCTGGACGCGGTAAAAGCCACATTTATAACTGATAAACAAAGTGGTTTTATGAGTTTCCTAAAAAAGGACCTGGACTTTTATTACAATGTTGATGGGAGTTACCGGGATGACATCCTCACAAAAAGTGGAAAGATGACTTCAAAATATAAAGGAAAATTCACATTGACCAAAAGTCCATACCTGTGTACGGAATATGTTGGAATATTGGTAGATACGAACCTTTCGATTGTTAAAAAATCGCCATTAAGGCAGAAAAAAATCAGACAGGCTATTAATTATGCCATAGACCGGGATCGGCTGATCAAATACTTAAGAAATGGAATCGGTGTTGCGGCCACTTCTGGTTTTATTCCGAAAGGAATGCCCGGTTTTGATAGCCTGGCGGTGCATGGATACGCCTATAATCCTAAACTTGCTGCAAAACTTCTGGCAGAAGCTGGTTTTCCTGAAGGCAAGGGCCTGGCTGAGGTAACCTTAAATACCACCACCACTTATAAAGACCTCATCGAATTTATCCAGGGTGAACTTACAGCAATAGGTATCAAGGTAAAAATTGATGTTAGTCCAAGCGCCAGTTTAAGAGATTTGATGTCGAAAAACAATGTGAATTTTTTCCGAGGCTCATGGCTGGCAGATTATGGCGATGGGGAAAATTTCCTCTCGATGTTCTACTCCAAAAACAAAGTGCCTTACGGTCCAAATTATACGGCTTTTTACAACAAGGATTTTGACCAGCTCTTTGAGAAAAGCTATTATGAAACCGATAATGATAAACGTTTTGAGCTATACCGTAAAATGGACCAGATGGTGATGGATTACTCGCCGGTTGTACCTTTGTTTTACGATCAATCGGTAGTAATGCTGCAGAACAATATTTCAGGTTATTCTTTTAATCCGTTAAGTCTGATGATCTTGAAAAGGATTAAAAAAGGGTAA